The window GATGACAGCAACTGATCTGCAAACGAAAGCCCGCAGTTTACTGGCATAAACCAAACAACAGCAACAGCCTAAGGGCTTGCCCTTGTGTCGTATCGCGTGTAGACCCAACAGACTTTATCTGCACATGAAGCAGTGCTGCATACATCCGGCTTCGGTCATGAGGCGGATACGGAGAAAACTCAGTCTCCGTTTGCAACCATCTTGAATGCTGAGGTATATCATGCATTGCTTGCATGAGCTTTGTTCATAATAAAGTTAAAGTAAAGGTTGAGACAAGGTCGAGATATGGAAGTGCTCTGGGCCCCATGGCGGCTCGATTACATTCTTGGTCCCAAGCCGGACTCATGTGTTTTCTGTCTGCCAGAACACACAGACGAAGATGAGCAGCGCCTCATTTTATATCGTGGTAAGCACAACTTCGTTATCATGAACAAGTTCCCCTACAATAATGGCCACTTGATGGTTACCCCGTACCGTCACGTCATGAATCTGGCCGACCTTACTCCGGAAGAAGCCCATGAAAACATGGACCTGCTGCAGGTATGCGTGCGCATCCTCAAGCAACGCTTCAACCCTGGCGGCATCAATGTGGGGCTCAATCTTGGTGAAGCGTCCGGCGCCGGTATCCGCGAGCACCTGCACTTCCACCTTGTTCCCAGATGGAACGGCGATTCATCCTTCATGGCTGTCATGAATGAAACTCGCGTGATTCCTGAACATCTGCATTCAACATATCAGGCATTAAAACCGTTGTTTGACGCGTTATAATATTGCATAACCATCAGGAAGGCCGGAAATTGGGACTGCCACAAGAACACCCCGAACCGGCATGAGTTAATTCAGGAGGAATATATGCGTTTTATCAAGGTATTGGGGCTCGTTATTGTTTTCTTCCTTACCATGGTCTTCTTCCAGCAGAATACCGCGGAG is drawn from Desulfovibrio mangrovi and contains these coding sequences:
- a CDS encoding HIT family protein, which codes for MEVLWAPWRLDYILGPKPDSCVFCLPEHTDEDEQRLILYRGKHNFVIMNKFPYNNGHLMVTPYRHVMNLADLTPEEAHENMDLLQVCVRILKQRFNPGGINVGLNLGEASGAGIREHLHFHLVPRWNGDSSFMAVMNETRVIPEHLHSTYQALKPLFDAL